The DNA sequence cgtatcaatttatagttttacttttatcaaatttttttttattataacacTTCTTTTCACACTTTTTGACGTGACACGGTTAGGTGGATGTCCATTGAAGTAGTAAACATACGAAGCTACTCATCTATGTCTATGAATGAAAAATGCCCATGCATAATTTCACAAGTCAAACTAAAAACCTTTTATTGTGTGCAATTCACCAAAATACCTAGGTACAGAGCCGTGACAAGTGCATACTACAGGGGAGCACTAGGGGCAATGCTGGTATACGACATAACAAAGAGACCTAGCTTTGATCACGTTGCGAGGTGGGTGGAGGAACTCAGGGCCCATGCAGACAACTCCATCGTCATCACTCTCATTGGCAACAAAGCCGATCTCGTGGACCTGAGGGCTGTGCCCACTGAAGATGCTATTGAATTTGCAGAAAACCAAGGCCTCTTTTTCTCTGAGACGTCAGCCCTAAGTGGTGACAACGTGGACACTGCATTTTTTAGACTGCTAGAAGAAATCTATGGTGTGGTTTCTAAAAAGACTTTGGAAAGTGGCAATGGAAGATCCaacggtggtggtggtgatgccATTGGGCTTAAAGGATCCAAGATTGATGTCATTTCGGGTTCTGAATTAGAAATTAGTGAGATGAAGAAATTATCTGCATGCTCTTGTTAGGTGTTCATAtaataagaagaaaattaagGCATCATTGGGTTTGATCATGATGTCTTTTGTGGGTATCTTTTGGACGATTATACTATTAATGTACTAGGAAAGGCAAATTCgaccttttccttttaaatatttgtgggGAAAAAAATCTGAGATCACAAATTTGATTATGAGCCAAAATGATATAAAGGTATCTAAGGTTATTTATCCCGACTAATTCCTTGGACACCTATACCCGTTTTGCTCTCATTaggtaatgaaaatattttagccacgtaattttataaaaataaactcataaattattGTAGCTTGACGTGATATATCAGactgtaaatttatttttattataaagtagatcaatAGATCACATGAAATCACATCAGCTTGTGggattacttttataaaatcttatatcacttcTAGTAGGTAATTATTAGTAACATAAATTCATTGTCTCC is a window from the Juglans regia cultivar Chandler chromosome 7, Walnut 2.0, whole genome shotgun sequence genome containing:
- the LOC108986596 gene encoding ras-related protein RABA3 — protein: MNQEMNGVGTESYQWNAYEKIDYVFKVVVIGDSAVGKSQLLSRFTKNEFCFDSKSTIGVEFQTRTVTIKGKVIKAQIWDTAGQERYRAVTSAYYRGALGAMLVYDITKRPSFDHVARWVEELRAHADNSIVITLIGNKADLVDLRAVPTEDAIEFAENQGLFFSETSALSGDNVDTAFFRLLEEIYGVVSKKTLESGNGRSNGGGGDAIGLKGSKIDVISGSELEISEMKKLSACSC